In Arachis hypogaea cultivar Tifrunner chromosome 17, arahy.Tifrunner.gnm2.J5K5, whole genome shotgun sequence, a single window of DNA contains:
- the LOC112763762 gene encoding protein FAR1-RELATED SEQUENCE 9-like — MSGDYEIPVFKHKWVQLVKEFGLEDKPWVNNMYEEKHMWVTAYIRSKFFPGFRTTSKCEGLHSVVARYVGSRYDLTNFVGHFQRCVAHLRFKEFNADYESTRGVPVMQTCIELLERFAAEVYTHEIFLLFRPFLSKAGSMRVLNIENNNECSKYIVCKHGRFDFLWIVEFCQEEMIFMCSCLRMESFGIPCEHIVKVLVDKDICELPQSLVLDRWTKKVISTLNDASGFTRDVVISHQSALMEFSKQLVVVAAKVPKRFDETRDIIMELYSSYKAADKGTKQPQSCVAKSSNPYVHQTNIGSGQLSKKKRQCCSVYQMEGHKKITCPWQKDIDNNVMGDEANGSDDGERPLIQLNKIIFIIRYSSMNINIRTLSL; from the coding sequence ATGTCGGGAGACTACGAGATTCCCGTGTTTAAGCATAAGTGGGTTCAGCTTGTTAAAGAATTTGGCCTTGAGGATAAGCCGTGGGTGAACAACATGTATGAAGAGAAGCATATGTGGGTTACTGCATATATAAGAAGTAAGTTTTTTCCTGGCTTTAGAACTACCTCAAAATGTGAAGGTTTACACTCAGTTGTGGCAAGGTATGTGGGGTCCCGGTATGATTTGACAAATTTTGTAGGGCATTTTCAAAGGTGTGTTGCACACTTACGCTTTAAAGAATTTAATGCTGATTATGAATCTACACGTGGGGTGCCCGTCATGCAGACTTGTATAGAGCTGCTAGAGAGATTTGCTGCTGAGGTATACACTCATGAGATATTTCTATTATTTCGGCCATTTCTTTCGAAAGCCGGATCAATGCGGGTGCTAAACATAGAGAATAACAATGAATGCTCAAAGTACATTGTGTGTAAGCATGGGAGGTTCGATTTTCTGTGGATCGTTGAATTTTGTCAAGAAGAAATGATCTTCATGTGTTCTTGTTTAAGAATGGAGTCATTTGGAATTCCTTGCGAACATATTGTGAAAGTTCTAGTCGACAAAGATATTTGTGAGCTTCCCCAGTCATTAGTGTTAGATAGATGGACAAAGAAGGTGATATCAACACTCAATGATGCAAGTGGGTTCACTAGGGATGTTGTTATTAGTCATCAAAGTGCCTTGATGGAATTTTCTAAACAATTGGTCGTTGTTGCTGCTAAAGTCCCAAAGAGATTTGACGAGACACGTGACATTATTATGGAGTTGTACTCATCTTACAAGGCTGCAGATAAAGGCACTAAGCAACCTCAGTCATGTGTAGCTAAAAGTAGCAATCCGTATGTGCATCAAACCAATATAGGCTCAGGACAATTATCTAAGAAGAAGCGGCAATGTTGTAGTGTTTATCAAATGGAAGGACATAAAAAGATAACATGTCCTTGGCAAAAGGACATTGACAACAACGTCATGGGAGATGAAGCTAATGGTTCAGATGATGGTGAAAGACCTCTTATCCAGCTCAACAAGATCATCTTCATCATCCGATATAGCAGTATGAATATCAATATCCGAACTCTTAGCCTTTAA